Proteins from a genomic interval of Cryptococcus neoformans var. grubii H99 chromosome 8, complete sequence:
- a CDS encoding twin-arginine translocation pathway signal peptide, protein MGLGFFAPSQHKQRGTHDTSLLVEANLFEKSSETSFGNVEDGHKCTRPMSAFGQRVVVAILFLAAFMGTLKYMPSSSLTEFIAFFSTSDSSSLSIAFNRKCEALLTPPPKTYPNRLDSLVSELPQSTVWVAEPGPSSSYFIGRFSSQDWWLSERPFLVAIGRFPRGSPRIFLVTPEFEALRASLIELPKDLDGLVTWVKWREDQSPYEALKTALDDEVDAFVLDGLTRQFVAEGLRNVLREEKNDEVLGKIGLIRERKSRWEVELLRCANQKTLHAIRKTKKRMHLGISESRTSRILEEEMAKIGLVGGEGLVLFGKNAALPHGSGTDRKLIKDEMVLIDAGGKWGGYVSDITRTFALANSKIPLPHIEIWEAVHKAQHAPYAFLKTTNTTTPATFAQLDKAARSAIDSWAGSTAGTDIPNFDIFTHRLGHGIGLEGHESPYLIQGSLGKRQVRSGHVFSLEPGIYLPANGKPVNGINGVGVRLEDCFIVTEDEDGGLKGEWLSGPVQSWGDI, encoded by the exons ATGGGCCTGGGTTTTTTCGCCCCTTCGCAACACAAGCAGCGAGGCACCCATGATACTAGTCTCCTAGTAGAGGCTAATCTTTTCGAAAAG TCGTCTGAAACTAGTTTCGGCAACGTTGAGGATGGCCACAAGTGTACAAGACCAATGTCGGCATTTGGTCAGCGAGTGGTCGTCGCGATATTATTCTTGGCGGCCTTCATGGGTACTCTGAAGTACATGCCTAGTTCATCCTTGACGGAGTTTATCGCGTTCTTTTCCACGTCTGACTCGTCTTCGCTTTCGATAGCGTTCAACCGCAAGTGTGAAGCTCTTCTCACTCCCCCTCCGAAGACCTATCCTAATCGCCTCGACTCTCTCGTTTCGGAATTGCCTCAATCAACAGTATGGGTTGCAGAGCCAggtccatcatcatcctaTTTTATCGGTAGGTTTTCTAGTCAAGACTGGTGGTTATCCGAGAGACCCTTCCTTGTGGCCATCGGGCGTTTTCCCCGAGGATCTCCCAGAATCTTCCTGGTTACTCCCGAATTTGAGGCGCTGCGAGCTAGCCTGATCGAACTACCTAAGGATTTGGATGGGTTAGTGACCTGGGTAAAATGGAGGGAAGACCAAAGTCCATATGAGGCTCTCAAGACGGCGTTAGATGATGAGGTAGACGCATTTGTTCTGGATGGGTTGACTCGGCAGTTCGTTGCAGAAGGGTTAAGGAACGTGctgagggaggagaagaatgatgaAGTGTTGGGGAAAATTGGGCTGATtagagagagaaagagccGCTGGGAAGTGGAGTTACTCAGATGTGCCAACCAGAAGACCTTGCATGCGATTCGAaaaacgaagaagagaatgcATTTGGGCATTAGCGAATCACGGACTAGCCGTATactggaagaggaaatggCAAAAATAGGCCTGGTGGGCGGAGAAGGACTAGTACTGTTTGGCA AGAACGCCGCTTTGCCTCATGGCTCAGGGACTGATCGTAAATTGATCAAAGACGAGATGGTGCTCATAGATGCCGGAGGGAAATGGGGAGGATATGTGTCAGATATCACCAGG ACGTTCGCTCTGGCAAATTCCAAGATTCCCCTCCCTCATATAGAAATCTGGGAGGCAGTGCATAAAGCCCAACATGCGCCTTATGCATTCCTCAAAACAACGAATACCACCACCCCAGCGACGTTTGCGCAGCTCGACAAGGCTGCGCGCAGTGCAATTGACTCTTGGGCTGGTTCAACAGCGGGCACTGATATCCCTAATTTCGACATTTTCACCCATCGCTTGGGCCATGGTATTGGATTGGAGGGGCACGAATCCCCATACTTGATACAAGGGTCGTTGGGCAAAAGGCAGGTCCGATCCGGACATGTGTTCAGTCTTGAGCCGGGAATCTATCTGCCGGCAAACGGAAAACCCGTGAATGGTATTAATGGCGTCGGCGTGAGATTGGAAGACTGCTTCATCGTTAcggaagacgaagatggtggaCTCAAAGGAGAGTGGTTGTCTGGGCCTGTTCAGAGCTGGGGGGATATCTAA